The following proteins are co-located in the Armatimonadota bacterium genome:
- a CDS encoding sugar transferase has product MLDFQPSPRMAFDHRFRLLLLGSDVLVCCLSVILAYEIRSIVPTSVLAPIRHDVWMYVSALPVIAGLWFIAFNSFGLYEVRRFVSPFSEVTAVFRAVSTAVLLVAAASFLSHKDYSRATLLIFWTVGLTLNLVSRALLRAYAEAVGSREETRARAIVLGCGDLGALVARRIREYHLLGYELVGFVAVADPPPEVEGYPVLGCIDDLARIVRENDVDEVLVARPDIDPGLLMSAVQSCEGLRVVFHLVAGPLHVLTRHTEISGLADLPVIELPQPSFPAWQCAIKRGMDVFAGAILLVVLSPVMLLAAVAVHWETGGSVIFRQQRVGYRGRPFTIYKLRTMKCDADPYAEAPDSADDPRVGPVGRWLRRFSIDELPQLFNVLRGEMSLVGPRPEMPQIVAEYEPWQRRRLDVKPGLTGLWQILGRKDVPLRDNIEVDFYYIRNWSIWLDLTILLKTVPAVLGGRGAY; this is encoded by the coding sequence ATGTTGGACTTCCAGCCGTCGCCGCGAATGGCCTTTGATCATCGCTTTCGCCTGCTGCTCCTGGGTAGCGACGTGCTCGTGTGCTGCCTTTCGGTGATACTGGCCTACGAGATCAGGTCTATCGTCCCCACGTCCGTGCTGGCGCCGATCCGGCACGACGTGTGGATGTATGTTTCGGCATTGCCTGTGATCGCCGGCCTGTGGTTCATTGCCTTCAACAGCTTCGGACTGTACGAGGTGCGCCGGTTCGTCTCGCCTTTCAGCGAGGTGACCGCGGTGTTCCGGGCCGTCAGCACCGCCGTTCTGCTGGTGGCGGCGGCCTCATTCCTGAGCCACAAGGACTACTCGCGGGCTACGCTGCTGATCTTCTGGACAGTGGGCCTGACGCTGAACCTGGTGTCACGCGCGCTCCTGCGGGCTTACGCCGAAGCCGTGGGCTCGCGCGAAGAGACGCGCGCACGCGCCATCGTGTTGGGTTGCGGCGACCTTGGCGCCCTGGTGGCAAGACGTATCCGGGAATACCATCTCCTGGGATACGAACTGGTGGGGTTCGTCGCTGTGGCCGATCCACCGCCGGAGGTGGAGGGCTATCCAGTCCTGGGCTGCATTGACGATCTTGCCCGGATCGTGCGCGAGAACGATGTCGATGAGGTGTTGGTTGCGCGGCCGGATATCGATCCGGGCCTGCTGATGAGCGCGGTGCAGAGCTGCGAGGGCCTGCGGGTGGTCTTCCACCTGGTGGCAGGCCCCCTGCATGTGCTCACCCGGCATACCGAGATCTCCGGCCTGGCGGACCTGCCGGTGATCGAGCTGCCGCAGCCAAGCTTCCCGGCCTGGCAGTGCGCCATCAAGCGCGGAATGGATGTGTTCGCGGGGGCCATCCTGCTGGTTGTGCTTTCACCCGTCATGCTGCTGGCGGCTGTCGCTGTGCACTGGGAGACAGGCGGCAGCGTGATTTTCCGCCAGCAGCGCGTGGGCTACCGGGGGCGACCGTTCACGATATACAAGCTGCGCACTATGAAATGCGACGCCGACCCGTACGCGGAGGCGCCTGACAGCGCAGATGACCCCCGTGTCGGCCCGGTGGGACGCTGGCTGCGGCGGTTCAGCATCGATGAACTGCCGCAGTTGTTCAACGTTCTGCGCGGGGAGATGAGCCTGGTCGGCCCCAGGCCCGAAATGCCCCAGATCGTCGCGGAATACGAGCCCTGGCAGCGCCGCCGGCTCGATGTGAAGCCCGGCCTGACTGGATTGTGGCAAATACTCGGCCGCAAGGACGTGCCCTTGCGGGATAATATCGAAGTCGACTTCTACTACATCCGAAACTGGTCGATCTGGCTCGATCTGACCATTCTGCTGAAAACGGTCCCTGCGGTGCTCGGCGGCCGGGGAGCATACTGA